Part of the Citrus sinensis cultivar Valencia sweet orange chromosome 2, DVS_A1.0, whole genome shotgun sequence genome, TGAAAATGACTTTATCGGAGGGCACTCATCTGATGAAGAGAATGGTCTCTCACAGATGTATGAATCCATTGTTGATAATGAGTGGAAACCAAATCTAAATGGTTCAGTTAGTCTAAAAGTAGGAAATACCTTTGAATCTGTTGCATTATTAAAAGAGGTTATGGTGAAATATGCAATCCAAGAGGGTTTTGAGTTAAATAGGATTAAAAATGATGGTGTTAAGTATACTTGTTGTTGTGTTAATCCAAAATGCACTTGGAAACTTCATGCTTCATCGATGGTTGATGggataacttttaaaattaggtATATTAAAGGGAAACATGATTGCCAGATTAAATCATTTAACAAAGATGCAACATCACCTTGGATAACTAAAGTTTGTGCTGGACTTATTCAAACTAACCTAGGAGTTGGTGTAAATGTCATAAGAAGTGAGTTAAAAGATAAACATGGGATTGAATGTGACAAACAAAAACTATAcagggcaaaaaaaaattgcattaaaaaaCCTAGGTGCTGACCACATTGCTTGCTATGGAAAGCTTTTGAAATATGCTCACATTCTAATGAAAATGAATAGAGGTGCTTGTGTTAAGGTTAAAGGTTGATAGGCCATTGTCAAATAGCCCAATTTTTCAAAggttttttttgtcatttcctGCACTTAAAGTGGGGTACCTAACTGGGTGTAGACCTTTCATAGGATTGGATGGGTGTCACTTGAAGGGGCCATACAAGGGAGTATTGTTATTCGTTGTTCATTAGATGCTGATAGTGGAATTTTTCCACTGGCTTTTTCCATATGTGAAGTAGAGAACTATGATAGTTGGGggtattttttatctttgctGTATGAATTCATTGGGGCTGATGATCATAGGTCTGTAACTATTATTAGTGATAGACAAAAAAGTCTTTTATGGGGATTGGAAAAATATTGGCCTAATGTTAGTACTAGATATTGTGCTAGGCATATCTTTGCCAATTTGAAGTGTAAGTTTCCTGGTTTGAATGACATGGGGTTATTCTGGAAAGCTTGTAGGGCTGCAAATCAGTATGACTTTGAGAGGGCAATGAGTCAAATTAGGGCTAAAGACCAAAATTGTTATGAATGGTTGAGAAAAATACCACCTGCACAGTGGTCTAGAAGCGGGTTTGATCATCATGTGAAATCTAACCATGTTACAAACAACATGActgaatcttttaataagtGGGTGGATGAGGTTAGGGATAAGCCTGTCCTAACCATTGTTGAGCATATTCGTAGACAACTAATGGTGAGaatgttgaaaaaatatcAGCTAGGTGAAACTTGGCAAGACCATTTGACTCCATATGCTAGAGAAAGACTAAATCAATCCTCAAATGAGGTAAGGAGAATTAAGGTCTTTGGATGTAGAGGGGAGCTGTTTGAATGTTGTCAAGCTGGCTATAGAAACTTCCTAGTACATATTACAGATGGTACGTGTGAATGTGGGATGTGGCAAGTTAGTGGAGTGCCTTGCAAACATGCAGTAGTTGATATTCTTCATAAAGGAGGGCAACCTGAAAATTATGTGCATCATTATCTGACCAAGGAATCTTTTATGATGACATACATGGGGACTATAAATCCTATTCCTGATGAGTGTCCTTGGCCTGAAGTGGAAGCTGAACCTTCCCCTGATGTTGTGGTGCCTGTGAAGGTTGGACCACCTGACATAAAGGCTCCAGTTGGTAGaccgaaaaagaaaagaacaaaagaaccTAGTGAGACCAAACTAACTAGTAAAAGGTTTACTATCAAATGTAGTGCTTGCAGATGTCTTGGGTACAACAAAAAGGGTTGCcctaattttccaaaaaccaCAAGAACTATAGAGGTATAACATAAGagtcatttttgttttttaaatttcatttggtGAAGTTAACAAATATTGATCTTGATGTTGTGCAGGGAAGCAATAGGACTTCATCAAGTGCACaggtttaatttaatta contains:
- the LOC107175862 gene encoding uncharacterized protein LOC107175862; this translates as MAQKMLYKSIVILTKALLALVEFKYWREAELKACRAANQYDFERAMSQIRAKDQNCYEWLRKIPPAQWSRSGFDHHVKSNHVTNNMTESFNKWVDEVRDKPVLTIVEHIRRQLMVRMLKKYQLGETWQDHLTPYARERLNQSSNEVRRIKVFGCRGELFECCQAGYRNFLVHITDGTCECGMWQVSGVPCKHAVVDILHKGGQPENYVHHYLTKESFMMTYMGTINPIPDECPWPEVEAEPSPDVVVPVKVGPPDIKAPVGRPKKKRTKEPSETKLTSKRFTIKCSACRCLGYNKKGCPNFPKTTRTIEGSNRTSSSAQASNITSSTAQHGTNPQSQEVDVNEQSIGNSSEQAS